DNA from Manduca sexta isolate Smith_Timp_Sample1 chromosome 6, JHU_Msex_v1.0, whole genome shotgun sequence:
ctctagttgcagtatgaaggttttaagttaactaaaaatataaatatcaattgatAGTATAGaaaagtaattgatatttatattttcagttaACTTAAAAGCGTCATACTCCAACTAGAGCATCTTGCAGaagatgagattttgtttttgGGGACCGTTGACTTTACTATTTCTAAATCGTTACATCTTATACCTCAGCGCCCTTTTAGGTCGGACTGTTAAAAACTTTGACTTTGAATAATATTCTGCAATCTACATTATACTTTAACTACTACAAAATCGTCAAAATCGTACCGTTTGTCCCTCCTTTTAGTTACAAGCTTAGACTTTGTGACAAAATTACTATTGATGTGATTGATTGCTGTGAGAAAGGTACTAGAATTCCAACTGGCCCGAGTTGTATTCTATGGCCGCTTTTGCCTTggaatcatattttattttaacttggtTCGTCTGATTATTTAGGAAGGAGATACGGCTATTGAATCTATCCCACGCGATCAAGATTCCTTCATTTACGCATTCTTAGAAGAAGCAATCAAGAGGGATAAAAAGAAGTTAGTGAAAATGTTTCTATGAAATAAGTGTTGCGTTGAACCTttacaaacaattaaatataattaaaataaaatgaaaaagtaaCTGATACGTATGTTTTAAAagtttctgtaataaaaaaaggacTTTATAGAAGTTTTTAAGCACAATGGGACGTatgtctaataattataattagttacctACGAGTGTCGTACTCGTGTATTAGAAATGACCATTTTGTATAGACACCGCCACAGAAGACACGAGAGACGCGACAGCCGCGACCGCGACGCGTCCGTCACGCGCGAGCATCGCCATCATCGCAAGCGGAGGGATGACGTACCCTCCAGGGAACACGAAAAGTAACTTAACACCATATCACTAGATCCTctgatgtatatttataattttctgtacATGTATATCTAAAGAAGAATTACACGGAATTAAGACTGTTTGTAACTCATAAGTGAGCGAATTTATGCCCAATTCCTTAGATATTgtcttataatacaaaataaatcaatgtatTGGAAAAGTAGATACTGAAAAACTTAGATCATAAATACCTACTGTTGTTTCTGTTAAGTTCAAATGTTACTCTATATATTCCTcttaatttattagatttttggtaatttttcagtttagcaTCTATGTCTTAATTTAGTTTTCTATAGGTAGTAAATGGCGCCCTAAAATATGACTTATAATTTATAGGCCTACGAAAGACGTGTCACCAACACCGGCAATAGACCAAACCGCTCTTTTAGAAACGTTTGCGAAACTCTGCGCGCAGATGAACGAGaacaataaaaactacaatTATCCGAACGAGCCTCCGATGGTACGTGGAACATGTTAATCAACGCGAAAGTTTGTATCGATCTTGGccctttataaatataaaagactgTTAAAACTGATACGAGGTCAAATCGGATTGGCATCGCTATGGTTTCATACCATCAGAACTGAATATTGAACACTGCGATCCTTTAGTAATCACTCGATTgcatatcgatatttatttacaatcattCTTTAACCAGGTAAGGACTCACAGCCACAAATCTTTACAATGTGAACCGGTCTCAAGAAGGGAATCCTTCAACGTCGACAGGTGTCCAGATCGAGTAAGGTGTACCCAACGTTCCAGAGAAGATGTAGAACTTTCTAGAATACGAAGCCAGGACAATTACCACGGCAGAATACGAAGCAGTGAGAAAATCGAAGATAGGAAAGATAAGTGTGGCTGTTTTAACACAGACACTCATAAATATAGCAGTAAATTAGATATGACGAAGTCTAGGATGCATCATGATGAACATTATGGCGGGTATCGCGAAAAGTCACCTCTAAGATGCTGCGATCACTACCGAAGACCAGAGAGAGACTATAGAGACTATGACCGAAGAAACGACGAAGATAAACGAAAGTTTGAACAGAAAGCGTCTAGAAGTTTCGAAGTGCATCGTGATAAATACGATGATGACAGATACAGAAGAACTGCGAGGAGTGACAAGCGTTACGATGAAAGAGAAAAGAGATACGACGAAAAAGTCAAATATTATGACGATCGAATCTACGAACGCGATAAGTACAACAAAGAGCGAAGATCTAAGAAGAATTTGGAGCGATTCGAACGGAACTCGATCGCGTCACGCGAAGATGATTTCAGGGATAGATATTCGGAGAAGGAAAGAGATTCGGGACTGAGCGTAGCCGATGAGACCAGTACTGTAAGCGGCAGGAGTAATTATTTGAGAGTTGTAAAGGTTAGTTGGTATGTAGATTAGAAATTAGAACTATTTCTTATATTCTAAAgtataagtttataagtaaagtaAGTTAATAACTGCATGTGAATActttggaaatataaattagtttcttagtaaaacagaaacaaataacagttttaaatatgtatgtattaaaatcacaatttttttattaacagcaAGAAATCTCTGAGCAACGCGAAGCCATGGACAAAATGATGAAACTGTGGAAGGAGCTGATGCGATGCTTCAAAGGAATGTCACAAACTCAGGGACAGGACAAGGCGGTTAATGTAAGTTTTGTACTGAAATATAGCGAATTTCAGAGACCAAATATTCTCTGGTTTGGGTTAAATTTCAATATGTAttcgaaataataataagatgGACTATTTACGactgaattacgaagtattacGTGACAATGAATTCATCAACTTGCCTCATGTAGGGTAAcaacaaattacataattactttcTAATACATTTTGTTCGTTAACTGGAAAGTACCTTGTTGTTAGTACCTATTGAGTTAGGCCGAAAGAGCGGTTAGAAGTAAATGTTTGAAATCGTTGACCGATATTGTATAGGCCTGGGTTTGGTATCATTATGAAAGCGTTAACCTGCAGGAGTCTGCGACGAACGCGCGCGAGTCTGCGGCCGCGCAGCTGCGGCTGTGGCGCGAGTGCATGCGCCGATATGAGACTGTCGCGAGGGATGTCGGCGACACAGACGCGAGACTCATGGTGACATTCTTTTGTATTCAAGTATTTATGTCAGTATCCAAGTATTCATAGTGGTGCTAGCTAAGTggggagtggaatggactgctgagaccaatacgcaggttcaaaaaccaaGGGCACGCACATCTGACtgttctaaagttatgtgtattctttgtgaattatttttattaattattactaatataacaGGAGGAAATAAACAAGCAGCGGTCCGAGATGGCCGAGATGGCGAACATGTGGCAGGAGTGCCTGCAGCGGTACAGGGACATGAGCAACGACTTCAACAGCCTCAAGCAAAAGGTAAATATGCGGACTGGTTTCTTTTGTTATCAAATTAtgcgtaatttaatttttaaatggacTCTACTTGTAATTAAGCTCTATTCTAATACATCTAATAGCTTGTTTCACAAAGTTCAAGTAAGGTGTATCCATCAATTCACGTATAAGACTGTCTATATTTAATGCACtctattgtttgattttttttttagtttgttgttttttgttgCCCTATAGTTCATTCGTCGATGAACGCTTATGTTTGTGACAGGACCTAATTTATAGTAGATGCCTACCTATTAGCAGTATATCTTGAAAGTGAACCGAAAAATCAgggattattatatattttatgaacataACTGAACTTAATGTTTGTGATGTAAAATTTGCAGCAgtcatacaaaatgttttcagattttgtattatttattaacacgtAGGCACTATAAATCAAATGATCTGTTTTATAACCATGAGTGTATGATGAGTTGTCATGTTGGTTGTGTCAGTTGGCGACGTCGGAGAGTCCGTCCCGCATGACGGCGGCGCCGCTCGCGTGCGCGGAGGGGGAGGggcccgcgccccccgcgccatACAGGCTCCCACCCACCTACCCACCGGtaactaaacattttataactacTTACCTATTCCAAACTTGATTTTGGTATTATAGATCACAATTgccataaataaatgtaaactttATTATTCTCATTCTCAACAACGAGCATCGGATGTACAACTATTGAAGTTACATGTATATCTGTAtctcgctttaacagtgaaagaaaacatatgGTTTATACTGATGACTTGGTTTTAATACcgtctaattttttttaagaattatccCAAACCTAATATCCGTTTATAGGAGTCTTAACATAGAGTGTAATTTTTCTAAGATGCCAGCGATGGGCGCGTTTCCGAACGTGGGCTCCCCGCTGCGGTCGCGCGCGTCGGCGCCGCCCGCGTGGTGGTGGTGCGACCGAGCGCGCGAgtcgccgcgccgccgctccTCGCCAGAGTCCCGCGGATCCCGGGATCGAGACCGGGACCGGGACCGCAGGCATCGACATAAGGAGAGAGGTATTAGCCATACGGTTGCTTACCTGAGtcactattatataattatataataaatatcttctGACTTTGCGGTGGACTTCAAACTCGATGTATATTTTTGGTAACATTATAGTGttgaataattatagaaaaatttgttttctttttttctacCAGATGAACCAAGATATAAGGAGAAACCTTCGAAACCCAGTGCTGCGCGTTCCGAACACAGACACAGGAAGAGATAATGAGGAAATCAGAAAAATGATTTTGTGGCAAAATCTTTGTAATAGCTTATTGAATTGTTAACTAcatttaaactttgtttttaaaatttgtggTGAATTGTAAAGTAAATGTTGGATTTTAGAAATGGgtttacaagaaaatatttggttatgtttaatgaatttaataaattattaaaaatctttcagtgttttaatacattacgattttatgaaaatgatCTCTTGGAACAATACTGTAATTGGCGTCAGCTGTTTGCCATAACCATTAATTCCATACCATCGTCCTTATAAGAATTAAGCATAGTGAATGCTCACTGctcaatatgaattaataacaagaagaaattattcgtttaatttacaatatatcattattataaaatattgatataccTCCTCATGATAATTACAATTCCAAGTAAAATTTTATGGGCAGAATTTTTAATCATCAAATAAAGTTATTCGGTGGCTAaaatcatatataataataataataatatcagccctgtattatatacttgcccactgctgagcacgggcctcctctactactgagagggattagaccttagtccaccacgctggcctagtgcggattggtagacttcacacaccttcgaaattcctatagagaatttctcagatgtgcaggtttgctttacgatgttttccttgaccgttaaagcgaacgataaattcacaaagaatacacacatgattttagaaaagtcagaggtgatttgaatctgcggacattcgtcttggcagtccgttccacacccaactaggctatcgccgctttttacaaattatacatctgataaaatacaacatgaacaaattaaatatgacaatctatatatataaaaatgaattgctgttcgttagtctcgctaaaactcgagaacggctgaacggatttatcttatcttggtcttgaattattcgtggaggtctagggaaggtttaaaaggtgagaaaaatgcgaataattgccgggaaaatcctcaaaacagcatttttctatttcccatacaaacgttttctaactaatacgtagagtcaatttgagctttattgctattgtataaagttcactgttgtctaagcaatgtaggcgtgttcctaacatcaaagcagtgtgcgttggagcacagaatataataatgtaatgtcgcgttctgaaactcaacaaaagtgacatcgcggacccgactaaattgaacagtcacaaaatttaatatatcattagttatttggttggcttcacgatattatttcttttgtcttactttaaaatgcatgttctcgttatggacaatttttgagctacttttgcatatctatacttataataaatctgtagagaggtcaattctgttcatgaaatatatttccaaaataactgggggtgattaggaatcgacactgatgccaaaaatgcaattagtaaaatttttgtctgtctgtctgtataaccgttatagaaacaaaaactactcgacggattttaacttaacttggtacaattatttttcatactcctgagctggttatagtatacttttcatcacgctacaattaataagagcatagcagtgatggaaaatgttgggaaaacgggagaagttactccattttttaagcttccgtcaatTCGTGTGCAACcgtaatggttaaaagttccttcgatttcaccaggatcccatcatcagaccctggccggacaatcggaccacctgcataccaccataaattaaaaaaacatcccgacaaattgagcaccttctccatttttgaaacccgaaatccacgcgggcgaagctgcgggcggaagctagttataaataaataacgctaaaattaacgatttaaaaaaagattttataaccTGACTAGGAAAAAGGAAAACTATAACGTTGTGGTGATATATGAACTAATTTGTAATTTCTAATACTGGCAatgttaaactttaaaatgaaaaggCAAAAGTAGCAACCCAaagaagttttttattttactaatcaagctaaaaaaaatataaataaacttattccTACAAATTCTTTTTATCACTAGTTAATTTATACGACAAATCCCACAATTTATCTGCTAATTCCTTGTCTTGAGCTCTCCTGGCGGTTGTATTTTATCGGCAATCGACGAAATATTTGCCGGTAGTTTCCTTCAGTTCCGGCGAAACGGCCAGATATATTAGAGTTTGCGCTCCTTGCCATGCCGGCCTAAACACGAGGCTCACGAAGAACTGATAAAAGATATTTGAATGCCTGAATAAGTCAGTCTTTACCGCCCCCGGGTGGAGTGAGTTTGCGGTTACTCCAGTACCCTTTAATTCTTCACTCAATTTGTTAGTAAACAGAATATTGGCTAGCTTCGTGTCTGAATACAACCTTAGAAAATGAAAGTAATTGCTCGTTTGTTTATGaaatctgtttaaatttatttttccaaatatatGCAATAATGACGACACGTTTATGATACGACTCGGCGCGGATTTCTTCAATAACGGCAGGAGTAATACAGTAAGTAGAAATGGCCCGAAATAGTTTGCTTGCACTTCTATCGGCAAGTTGTCTTCGGTCAAAGCGTTGTCTACCGGCCCTGTGCCAGCATTATTTATCAAAACGTCGAGTTTCGGTTCATTTTTGAGAATATCTTTTGCAAAATTCCGTACTGACTGCAAAGAGCACAAGTCTAGTTGTTTTAATACCACGTCGGTGTTCCCTGTGGCCGTCCTGATGCTGTCTACGGCTGCAGTTCCCTTCTGCGCGCTCCTGCAGGCGAGGATCACCCTGGCGCCGCGCTGCGCCAGCTCTCTAGCGGTCTCGTAACCTATACCAGTATTCGCTCCCGTCACTATAACCACTTTCCCGTCCATTCTGGCGTCGCATGTACACATTCCACATGACAggctgttatatatttttaaaccgattattatagtaattattattatgagaatGAATAAATACATCGTGATTCGAAATGTTCACAGTTCACTTTGTTTATTCACAATGACGTTGATAACTTTTTTGAATACAACGGGCGAATCGATAAGATACGTCCACTTTGGTATGTATCTTACTTCATACTGGTATAGATATGTGTACTTAGTAGATTATAGTGAAGGCCAAACGGCAATTAGGTAATGATGTTAACTGAgaacaaagtaatttaatatgtgcaatgtatattgtgtatattgactgaacaaaactgataattttataaatatcaaaggatttatcacaaaattaaaactataaagcgcaaaaataaattcaagcCGTCTCGAAACGACGCGCGCCTACCGCGGTCGTCCACTGTAACTATGGTCCAACTGTTGCTATATAAGCCGGTTGGTGAAACTTGCTCAGACTCTAcagcacaaaaaaaatatgtactctGCTACTCGTACGAAGTAGGGACGGATCgccagtaataattaaatatataaaatttattttactattaagtaTATTGGTGGGTGTATGTagtataaatgcgaaagtttgtgagaataatcagatgtttggatgtttgttgtAATAGACGTAGAAACTGTTAAATTaatatggatgaaatttgacattcGTATAGATCATGTCCCGGATTACCAAAGAAGCTACTTTTGATTACGGTAATTGGCTTCCATTGGAAATATGATCTGATTTCCAAATAGTTGACGCAAGCGTCGCACGGGTTTCGATATATATCACTATAGTGAACTAGTTATTATGATAGATATTATAAGGCTGCTTTCTAAAATTTCATCCTGGTAAAGCACATACCATTTTATACGGGAAAGGACTTATAAGCGAGCATCACCTAAGCAGTAACAAAtcttagaaattaaattatattaataaataaaacacacctATAGTTACATGGCAAACATACGATGGCAAGTTTATAATCAAATCTGGTTAAAAACTCTAAGCGttcaaataatatctattttttaacatagttaAAGCGAATTAAAcatcacaaagaatacttagATTACTTGCTATTTTcttataactataaaaattgcatcataataaataattaatctacGATGTATGATAATTATGAATGGCATAAAAAATGGCAGACGTATTCCCATTACAAATCTTTCTTCTCGCTATTAACGACTTGGCAAGACAAATCCCACAATTTATTTGCTAAGTCAGCATCTTGTCCACTTGCAGAGGTTCGCGCTTTGCAACAGTCGACGAAGTATTTACCGGTAGTTTCTTTTAGTTCTGGCGATACCGCCAAATATATCGAAGTTTGTGCTCCCTGCAAGGGCGTCTTGAATAATAAGCGTATTAGGTATTTAGTAATGGCATACTTATCTCGAAAAATATCTGTGCTAACAACCCCAGGATGCACAGAGTTGGCGGTTACGCCAGTTCCCTTTAAATCTTTACTTAGTTTGTTTGTAAAAAGGATGTTCGCTAGTTTCGTGTTTGAATAAACTCTCCTGTGTTCAAAAGAATTTTTTGCttgtttatgaaatttatttaggtCTATCTTCCCAAATTTGTGCATCAGGGAGGATACATTGATGATGCGGCTTGGCGCAGACTTCTTTATTAGCGGCAAAAGTGAAACAGTCAGTAAAAAAGGGGCGAAATGGTTTACTTGCGCTTCTATCGGTATATTATCTTCGGTCAATGAGTTATCCAAGATACCGGTGCCtgcgttatttattaaaacgtcCAATTTCGATTCAGTATTGAGAATATCTTCTGCAAAAATTCGTACTGACCGCAAAGAGCACAAGTCTAGTTGTTTGAATACCACGTCGGTGTTCCCCGTGGCCGTCCTGATGCTGTCTACGGCTGCAATTCCCTTCTGCGCGCTCCTGCAGGCGAGGATCACCCTGGCGCCGCGCTGAGCCAGCTCTCTAGCGGTCTCATAACCTATGCCAGTGTTCGCTCCCGTCACTATAACAACTTTCCCGTCCATTCTGGCGTCGCATGTGCACATTCCGCTTGATAAGCTGTAGTAGAATTTAAATCCGGCAAGTATTacaatgatgatgattattataattaacagcattgtaaaattcacaaaataatattgttgtcttctttattaatttgaagTAATAGAATTATTCCATCTATTTCCTAACGGTAGATATTTGGCGAAATGTTGAATTAAAATGCGTAATAATGAAACCGTAGAACTCAAACAGACTTATCACAAAAACAATACAACATGTTATTAATAGCACAACATTGTTCCGTACACAGATAACTGGTTGGTATGTATTTCGGTTTGAAAGTAATCAtcaaatgataaattaattcacTCCTGCTTCTATCacgtataaaataacaaataaatgggTAACCGTATCACATAACCAGTAGATTTAGATAAGCAACAAAAAATGAAGCACTGATAGAGTACATTACACGAGTCATCGACACAACGTAATGTTACCAGATCAGTCCAAGAATGCAAACTGTTTAGATTCGTCCTAGACATAACAAATAAGTTGCTAGCCTCAGTGCTTAGTAATTTCGGAGTTAAAGGTAAAATTTTGTTTGGCGCCAGGAACGGAACTAAATTCGGCGTCTTATTtgatctttttaataatatttacttttgttaaGATATGTAATGAGTTCTGGGATACCCTATCGATAATAGGGAGTATATTATTCCTCCTAGGGCCTGGTGTGCTGGGTCACCGTACGTCCTGAGTCCCCTCTCGCTCAAATTCACATGCAAGAAATCGGTGATCGAAGAATAGAAAATAGTACGTTCTAGGAATTTGTACATTATTGACAACACTGTTTGTCGAGAACCCAcaggtaaaataaaactaataagcatggttaaaaaatatttaattgtaattttaatat
Protein-coding regions in this window:
- the LOC115451839 gene encoding retinol dehydrogenase 11-like, producing MLLIIIIIIIVILAGFKFYYSLSSGMCTCDARMDGKVVIVTGANTGIGYETARELAQRGARVILACRSAQKGIAAVDSIRTATGNTDVVFKQLDLCSLRSVRIFAEDILNTESKLDVLINNAGTGILDNSLTEDNIPIEAQVNHFAPFLLTVSLLPLIKKSAPSRIINVSSLMHKFGKIDLNKFHKQAKNSFEHRRVYSNTKLANILFTNKLSKDLKGTGVTANSVHPGVVSTDIFRDKYAITKYLIRLLFKTPLQGAQTSIYLAVSPELKETTGKYFVDCCKARTSASGQDADLANKLWDLSCQVVNSEKKDL
- the LOC119192259 gene encoding retinol dehydrogenase 11-like produces the protein MYLFILIIIITIIIGLKIYNSLSCGMCTCDARMDGKVVIVTGANTGIGYETARELAQRGARVILACRSAQKGTAAVDSIRTATGNTDVVLKQLDLCSLQSVRNFAKDILKNEPKLDVLINNAGTGPVDNALTEDNLPIEVQANYFGPFLLTVLLLPLLKKSAPSRIINVSSLLHIFGKINLNRFHKQTSNYFHFLRLYSDTKLANILFTNKLSEELKGTGVTANSLHPGAVKTDLFRHSNIFYQFFVSLVFRPAWQGAQTLIYLAVSPELKETTGKYFVDCR
- the LOC115451840 gene encoding zinc finger CCCH domain-containing protein 13 isoform X2; its protein translation is MECQSSDSKKLFKVFDASKRKRTRKKREGLDETNSGATDDSNSGCQANICRIASTKASLQNISPAHTVDMMQEGSPVKREISSASMARSPVEVHRSSRSPRRHRRPPDGMSLALKAGMVSTPRSISPRPEGDTAIESIPRDQDSFIYAFLEEAIKRDKKKHRHRRHERRDSRDRDASVTREHRHHRKRRDDVPSREHEKPTKDVSPTPAIDQTALLETFAKLCAQMNENNKNYNYPNEPPMVRTHSHKSLQCEPVSRRESFNVDRCPDRVRCTQRSREDVELSRIRSQDNYHGRIRSSEKIEDRKDKCGCFNTDTHKYSSKLDMTKSRMHHDEHYGGYREKSPLRCCDHYRRPERDYRDYDRRNDEDKRKFEQKASRSFEVHRDKYDDDRYRRTARSDKRYDEREKRYDEKVKYYDDRIYERDKYNKERRSKKNLERFERNSIASREDDFRDRYSEKERDSGLSVADETSTVSGRSNYLRVVKQEISEQREAMDKMMKLWKELMRCFKGMSQTQGQDKAVNESATNARESAAAQLRLWRECMRRYETVARDVGDTDARLMEEINKQRSEMAEMANMWQECLQRYRDMSNDFNSLKQKLATSESPSRMTAAPLACAEGEGPAPPAPYRLPPTYPPMPAMGAFPNVGSPLRSRASAPPAWWWCDRARESPRRRSSPESRGSRDRDRDRDRRHRHKERDEPRYKEKPSKPSAARSEHRHRKR
- the LOC115451840 gene encoding zinc finger CCCH domain-containing protein 13 isoform X1, translating into MECQSSDSKKLFKVFDASKRKRTRKKREGLDETNSGATDDSNSGCQANICRIASTKASLQNISPAHTVDMMQEGSPVKREISSASMARSPVEVHRSSRSPRRHRRPPRDGMSLALKAGMVSTPRSISPRPEGDTAIESIPRDQDSFIYAFLEEAIKRDKKKHRHRRHERRDSRDRDASVTREHRHHRKRRDDVPSREHEKPTKDVSPTPAIDQTALLETFAKLCAQMNENNKNYNYPNEPPMVRTHSHKSLQCEPVSRRESFNVDRCPDRVRCTQRSREDVELSRIRSQDNYHGRIRSSEKIEDRKDKCGCFNTDTHKYSSKLDMTKSRMHHDEHYGGYREKSPLRCCDHYRRPERDYRDYDRRNDEDKRKFEQKASRSFEVHRDKYDDDRYRRTARSDKRYDEREKRYDEKVKYYDDRIYERDKYNKERRSKKNLERFERNSIASREDDFRDRYSEKERDSGLSVADETSTVSGRSNYLRVVKQEISEQREAMDKMMKLWKELMRCFKGMSQTQGQDKAVNESATNARESAAAQLRLWRECMRRYETVARDVGDTDARLMEEINKQRSEMAEMANMWQECLQRYRDMSNDFNSLKQKLATSESPSRMTAAPLACAEGEGPAPPAPYRLPPTYPPMPAMGAFPNVGSPLRSRASAPPAWWWCDRARESPRRRSSPESRGSRDRDRDRDRRHRHKERDEPRYKEKPSKPSAARSEHRHRKR